The Erwinia billingiae Eb661 nucleotide sequence CACGCTGACGATATGGACAATGGCAGTCGACCAGGTGTGGGAGATGTTGTTAGCGGCACGGAGAATGCGCATCCTGGCGATGCATCGCTTGCTGCAGGTTATCATTAAAAACATTCAAATTTAATCAACTCAATGCAAAAGTAACCAAAAATAAATATTGCCTAAAGTGCTGCGCATAGCATCTCGCTTACAGGCTATTAACAAAAGCATCCATCTCATCCCCATCTGAGAATCGATATTTTCATCCGCTTAAGATAAAAACGCGCTTTTTATTTATCGAACGCCTTAGCTATCGTCATTTAACGGATTTTATGGTGGGTATGTATTCCCTGAGGAAACATTGCTTTACACATTTCTTTACATCGGGCTTAAGGGCCATTCCTTGTGCTTTTTTGATTAATAATACCCTTTAATCGCCAGGTTGACGATGAATGCAGTTTTAGACGAGAATTACTCTCGTCAAATAAGTTCTCAAATTCATCCTCTGGAAATAATCACTCTCCAAATAGGGGACGAAGTAAAAGATGAACTAATTGTTTATTTTGCCTTTGTCGTTAATTTAAATGTTGAGTTCTAAAAACATCACTTATCTTGGTTAAGTATTTTCATTCCTTTATTAAATCATTAAGGACTTGTAAGTATGAAAAAACATATTATTGCATCATTGATTCCTGCACTCGCAATTTTTTCCTTCTCAACGTTGGCCGCAGTAGATCCGGTAACCGTTGATGGCGGCAAGATCAACTTTACCGGTTCTGTGGTTGCTGCACCTTGTGCAGTGGACAACGTCACAGACGGTCAGACGGTGAAACTTGGACAGGTTCCTACCAACCGTCTTGCGTCAAAAGGAGACTCGAGCTCCGCTGTTCCTTTCACCATTAAACTTACCGGCTGTGACCTGAGCGGTATCGAAAAGAGCGATCCGAAAACGACAGCCAGTTATACCAGCGCGTCCATCATCTTTAACGGTGCGACCACTGGGGAAGCTACCACACTGGCTATCCAGCCTGCTTCCAACGGCGCGGGCGATACCACGACCGCGGCACAAAACGTCGGTATCCAGATATTACAGAATAACAAAGCGGTGAATGTGAACGGCAGTACTGCCACAGATGTCCAGCGCATTCTGGCTGGCACCAACGAAATTCCATTCAGTGCGGTTTACGTTGCTACCGCTGATGGTGTTGTTGCAGGCTCCGCTAACTCCACGGTTAATTTCCAGGTTAGCTACGAGTAATTAATTTTATGCCGCCTGCGTAGTTTTTTAACTACTGCGCGGGCATTTTTTCAATGACTTTTTTACAGGGCATCCCATGTTTAATTATCATTTAAGAAATATTTTGTGTGCTGTTGTTATGTCTACCTCTTGCTTGATTCCTTCTCTTGCCAGTGCGGGCGGAATTACGCTGGGCGGCACGAGGGTCATTTATCCGGCGGGTCAGAAATAAGTCACTATGTCGGTACGTAATACCGCCGATCGGGCCAGCTTTATGGTGCAGTCATGGGTTGAACAACCGGACGGGCAGAAGAGCCAGGATTTTGTCGTTACCCCGCCAATTTACGTCAGCGGTCCGGGTAATGAGAACACCTTGCGTCTGATGTATGTCGGCAAACCAATCCGTCAGGATCAAGAAAGTCTTTATTACTTCAATACCAAATCTATCCCCTCTATGGATAAAAAAGAGATTGAGAATAAAAACATCCTGATGCTCGCCGCCATCACGCGCATCAAGCTTTTTGTTCGTCCGGCAGGCCTGAAGCCAGATGTGGCCAAGGCGCCTGAATCATTGACCTTTTCACGCATAAATGGACAGCTGCGCATTGATAATCCCACGCCGTATCACATCACGCTGGCCAAAATGAAAGTCGGCAATCAGACACTGCCCGATTCGATGGTCAGTCCTAAAGGCACTCTCTCTCTGCCACTCGTGGCCAGTGCTGGGAAAAGTATTACGTTCAGAACCATCAATGATTTCGGTGCCGCCACACCAGAAATGCGTGCAGAAATAAAATAGCGCTCTTTTTCCGACAGGCGTTTACAGGCAGAAATACAGGTATTCAGATGCAAATATCACATAATAAAAAAACAGTCAGCACCCTGAATTCTCCAGTTCGTCTTCCGATGTCCATCATGACATTACTGATGGGAGCCGCTTTGTTTCCATCATCAGGGCATGCTGAGCTCTATTTTGCCCCTGAACTGATCTCTTCCGATCCGGCGATGGTGGCCGATCTGACGCGTTTGCAAAATGCAGGTAATCAGCTTCCGGGCGCCTATGAAGTGGATATTTACCTTAACGGTACCCGCGTTAACGAGCGCAGCCTGATGTTTATTGATGCGCCAGACGCCAGGAACAAAAGAGAAGTGCGTGATAGCACCGGGCTAATGGCTTGTCTGAATCGCAGTGAACTGGAAGAGCTTGGCGTAGACGTTCGGCAAATTCCGGCCGACGTTGGCGACACCTGTATTTCTCCGGGAGAATTTATACCCGGCGCCTTTACCTCTTTCGATTTTCAGCGCCAGCGACTGGAGATCAGCGTACCGCAAGCCGCGTTGCGTACCCGCGCCCAAGGATATATTTCGCCGGAACGCTGGGACGAAGGTATTAATGCGGCAATGATGAATTACAGCTTCAGCGGCAGTAACAACCGCGGGCGCTATGGTGACAGCCGCAACACCTATCTGAATCTTAAGGGCGGCATCAACGTGGGGCCATGGCGTTTGCGCGACTACCGCACGTGGAATGAGTACAGCAGTGACCGCTATAACTACCGCAAGTGGCAGCACGTCTATACCTATGCCCAACGTGCCATCATTCCCTTGCGCAGCAACCTGATGCTGGGGGACGGCACGTCGGATGGCGATATCTTTGATTCTCTCGCCTTCAGAGGTGTGCAAATTGCCACGGATGACAGCATGTATCCGGATAGTATGCGGGGATTCGCGCCGGTTATCAGAGGGATGGCCAATACTAACGCCCGCGTTAATATCCGGCAGAACGGCTATACGGTGTATCAGACGTTTGTTGCGCCTGGTGCATTTGCCATTGACGACCTTTTCCCGGTCTATTCCAGCGGCGATCTTGAAGTCACCGTGACTGAGGCCGATGGCAGCGTTCGGGTATTTACCGTGCCGTATTCGTCGGTACCCGTTTTGCAGCGCGAAGGGCGGATGAAATACAGCCTGACGGCGGGTCAGTACCGTTCATCAAGCGACAGTTATAACAGCCCAGTGTTTGTGCAGGCCACGCTTATCAGCGGCTTACCGCATAACATGACTGGCTACGGCGGTATGCAGTACGCCGAAAATTATCTGTCGGGCTTATTAGGTCTGGGATTCAACCTCGGTTATCTGGGGGCGATCTCGGCGGATATTACCCAGGCCAACAGCACGCTGGCCGATGGTAATCAATATCAGGGACGTTCGTTACGCTTTCTCTATGCGCGCTCCCTTAATACTTTGGGAACCAGTTTCCAGCTAACCGGCTATCGCTATTCGACCGAAGGTTTCCATACGCTGGATGAAACGGCGCTAAAGGGCATGAAAGGCTGGCGATATGAGGCTGACACCGTCGCGGCCGACGGCAGCTTGGTGAAGCAGCCTTACACCGATTATTACAATCTCTATAACAACAAGCGGGCAAAAATCCAGGCCAGCGTATCCCAGCGAGCGGGCGATCATGGCTCTTTATTCCTGTCTGGCGTAAGGCAGACATACTGGAACACTGACGGCCATTACGACTCTCTACAGATGGGGTTTAACGGGGCGATGGGGCAGGTGAACTACGGTGTGACCTATAGCTACAGCCGACAGACAGGTCAGGCCGATGCGGATAATTCACTATTTTTCTCGATGTCATTGCCGATTAGCACCTTGTTTGGTGGCAAAAGTGCCCCGCACTCAGCTTATGCCACCTACAGCGCCGGCAGAAACCAGCAGGGAGATATCTCCCATCAGGCCGGCCTGAGCGGCACGGCACTGAAAGATAACAACCTGAACTGGAGTCTCAGCCAGGGGATGACGCGCAATGAAGGCAATAGCGGCAGCCTGAGCACCTCCTATCGTGGCGGGTATGGCAGCACCAATCTTGGCTATAGCTACAGTGACAGTTATAAGCAGACCAGCTATGGCGTCAGCGGAGGGGTGCTTTTACACAATGAAGGCGTGACGCTGGGGCAATCACTTGGTGAAACCAGCGTGCTGGTTGCCATGCCAGGGGTAGCCAATGCCAAAGTGGAAAATGAAACCGGCGTCAAAACCGACTGGCGGGGTTATGCCCTGCGGCCTTACGCCTCCGCTTATCGTGAGAATCGTATCGCCATCGATACCGGCTCACTGGATGATCAAACCGATATGGATTCTACGGTAACCCGCGTGGTGCCTACCCGTGGTGCCGTGGTGAAGGCCGGATTTAAAGGCCATTCAGGTAGCCGGGTTCTGATGACCCTGACCAGCGCAGGCAAACCGCTTCCGTTCGGCACTATCGTCAAGGCTGGCGAGCGTGGCGGGATAGTTGGGGATGGTGGGCAGGTTTATCTGTCAGGCATGCCGGATAAGGGAACAGTCATCGCACAGTGGGGAGTCGATAAACAGTGCGTTGGCGATTATCGTCTGCCGTCAGCAACAAAGGAACAGCGCGATCCGGTGATCAGAATTAACAGTAACTGCAAATGACAAATCAGGACAGTAGCCAAGCCATCGCGCAAAAAGCGCAATCAATAATCCAGATAAGAGGATAAAACATGAAAACTCGCGGAAAGGGTGTCCTTACTCAACTTTCTCACTCGGCATTACTTCTGATTGCGGTTGGAATGGGAAATGCTTATGCGGCAACAGATACGGCGATTATCACTATTACCGGGAAAGTGGTTGCGAACACTTGCACTATGAGCAGTGGCTCTGCAACACAGACAGTCACGCTTAATGATATTGCTGACCGGGACATTCGCGGTAAAGGGGTCACCGGCGGTGATAAAAATATCAGTATCGTGCTGAAAGATTGCGGCACCGCCGCATCTGCCGTGAAGGTGAGCGCCTGGGGGAGTGCTGACAGCGAGGATAACCAGGCTTTCGGCAACGCTATTGCTAAAAGTGACGGCGGTGCTGATGGCGTCGCACTCTATTTTTATCAGACCAATGGAACGACTAAATACAACCCCGATGGCAGTGTGACAGAAACCAGCAACCTGACACCCTCCGCGGACAATACCCTGAATTACAAAGCATCTTATGTAGGTACAAAAGATACCGTGGCTGCGGGGAGTTTCATGACCGTGGTGAACATGAATTTTGAGTATTTGTAGAAATAAATAACCCATCGGGAGTCTGTAGAAGCAATAACAAGTGGCTCCCAGGAATTAATAGTGTAGAAAATACAGAGGATGGGATACCTCCGTACTACAAAAGAGTAAGAAGAATAAATGATGAATTTCAGAAATCACAGTGAGGCCAGGCAGTGCTCAAAACGCCTGTCAGGGCTGTTGTACGTCGTTGCGTTTAGTGCAGTTATACCTTGTGAAGCAATGACTATACAGGCATCAAGTATTGTTGAGATCCCAATAACTGGCTTAAAACTTGATAACAAGGGGGAGCACCCAGTTATTGACAAAAAGGTGGGCTTCACGCGTCTGATACTAATACCTAATGGACGTAACCCAGGGATAATTGGTTACGGTGATGTCGTGATCACAACCACTCAAGGCTCTTTCAGTGCAAAACTACCGTTATGCCAGGATGCCGATCAGTGGCAGTGCTGGGATAACTCCGCCTATTGGGTGAATGTACCCACCTTTGATGGGCAGGCAGTGGAAGGTGGAACCAATCCGGTGATTACGGGATTATCACTTACAGGAAGATTACAAAATATATCTCAAAAAGATACGTCGATAAATATTAAAATAGTCGCTTCGGATGAGAATAATTGGGGGAATTCGCAGTTGGGATTTAGCAGTATTGGCGGCGCGACCTTACCCGCTGCTTCAGTTTGTGCCCTGGATGTAAATACGACGGCCGATCTCGGCAATCTTACAACGGGCCAAGCGAAAAAACACATACTGGTCAGCTCAAATGCATCTGGAAATGGCAAGGTGACATTTAGGCCAGGCGAACATGATAGCAACAGTGGCTTGATTAAAAACACTGGCGGGGGAACGCTAAAGTATTCCGTTATGGATACCTCCTCATCTAATCTGTGGAATGCGGCTGATGGGCAGTGGCAAGGTGAACTCATTAACGATTATTATCTGCAGTTGGAGAGTGTCCCTGATACCACATACCCTGGCCTTTATGAAGGCATCATGACCACAACGCTTTCATGTGAGTAAAGACTCAAGTGGAGCGGCAGGTTTTTGATTTCATACTAAGCCACAGCAGCCCGCCGTATTCGCAGGCGATACTAATTTATAAATTATGCATGATTGGCGATACAAAATCCTGAGTATGTATTTATTTCTGCATTATATTCTATCTTTGAAGGTTTCGAGATATTTTGGTTAGCGAAATAACTTCTGGTTAGCCGCAGGGGTATTTCGATTTTCATTTATCCGAAATTAATGAAGGTGAAGTATGTCTCAGTGCTTGCTCAGGAACCACAACCGGATCATTACTGCTTTATCATGCTACAGCACCGTTGCAGCGCCTGATGAAGTGGTCAGAGGAAAACGGCACTATTTTTTGAATAAAGAGAATTGCCAGAGAGTATTTTTTATCACTGAAGGCGATTTCCTTTTACGTACGATTAATGAGAATAAAATTCTCAGCATTGTGTCTGCTCCCTATGTCATTGGCGCAACGCCGGCCTTGGAACCCACACCACTTTTTCTTGAGCGTATTGATTACGGCATAATAAAAACAATTGATTACGATCAGTTCTGGCGGGTGATCAATTATAATAATTCGCATGCGGATGTGATGAATATCATCGCAGGACATTATACCGATCTAATGAACTATCTTATGGTGAGCAGAGCTGACGCCCGTGAACAGGTCATCGCGCTTTTGAATATGTGGAAAAACCTCCCAATGCGTTTGAAGAATAGATACTCCGTCTTATATCTGCTATCAAACAGCTCACATTTATCAAAAAGCACGATATGCCGTATATTGAAGGATCTGAAAGAAGAAGGGGAGATAGAGCTTGAAAATGGGCGATTTGTCGCAGAGATGGTGTAACGATTAGTGTTGAGTTGATTTTTTTCAGTTTAATCTGTTTATTTATAAATAGCCTTCTTCAGTGTTATAACACGGCAGGGATCCGAGAGAATCACAAATTTTCCGATGTTAATTATTTTGATGTGATTGGGCGTCGCTATGGGAAGTTGTTTAATTTAGGGTAATGCCAGATTGAAATCGCATCATACACTCTTCCCCTTTAACAATAGCAATGAACTCACCGAAATGGTGACGGATTATATTGTGCTC carries:
- a CDS encoding fimbrial protein, whose translation is MKKHIIASLIPALAIFSFSTLAAVDPVTVDGGKINFTGSVVAAPCAVDNVTDGQTVKLGQVPTNRLASKGDSSSAVPFTIKLTGCDLSGIEKSDPKTTASYTSASIIFNGATTGEATTLAIQPASNGAGDTTTAAQNVGIQILQNNKAVNVNGSTATDVQRILAGTNEIPFSAVYVATADGVVAGSANSTVNFQVSYE
- a CDS encoding fimbria/pilus periplasmic chaperone translates to MSVRNTADRASFMVQSWVEQPDGQKSQDFVVTPPIYVSGPGNENTLRLMYVGKPIRQDQESLYYFNTKSIPSMDKKEIENKNILMLAAITRIKLFVRPAGLKPDVAKAPESLTFSRINGQLRIDNPTPYHITLAKMKVGNQTLPDSMVSPKGTLSLPLVASAGKSITFRTINDFGAATPEMRAEIK
- a CDS encoding fimbria/pilus outer membrane usher protein — protein: MTLLMGAALFPSSGHAELYFAPELISSDPAMVADLTRLQNAGNQLPGAYEVDIYLNGTRVNERSLMFIDAPDARNKREVRDSTGLMACLNRSELEELGVDVRQIPADVGDTCISPGEFIPGAFTSFDFQRQRLEISVPQAALRTRAQGYISPERWDEGINAAMMNYSFSGSNNRGRYGDSRNTYLNLKGGINVGPWRLRDYRTWNEYSSDRYNYRKWQHVYTYAQRAIIPLRSNLMLGDGTSDGDIFDSLAFRGVQIATDDSMYPDSMRGFAPVIRGMANTNARVNIRQNGYTVYQTFVAPGAFAIDDLFPVYSSGDLEVTVTEADGSVRVFTVPYSSVPVLQREGRMKYSLTAGQYRSSSDSYNSPVFVQATLISGLPHNMTGYGGMQYAENYLSGLLGLGFNLGYLGAISADITQANSTLADGNQYQGRSLRFLYARSLNTLGTSFQLTGYRYSTEGFHTLDETALKGMKGWRYEADTVAADGSLVKQPYTDYYNLYNNKRAKIQASVSQRAGDHGSLFLSGVRQTYWNTDGHYDSLQMGFNGAMGQVNYGVTYSYSRQTGQADADNSLFFSMSLPISTLFGGKSAPHSAYATYSAGRNQQGDISHQAGLSGTALKDNNLNWSLSQGMTRNEGNSGSLSTSYRGGYGSTNLGYSYSDSYKQTSYGVSGGVLLHNEGVTLGQSLGETSVLVAMPGVANAKVENETGVKTDWRGYALRPYASAYRENRIAIDTGSLDDQTDMDSTVTRVVPTRGAVVKAGFKGHSGSRVLMTLTSAGKPLPFGTIVKAGERGGIVGDGGQVYLSGMPDKGTVIAQWGVDKQCVGDYRLPSATKEQRDPVIRINSNCK
- a CDS encoding fimbrial protein, which produces MKTRGKGVLTQLSHSALLLIAVGMGNAYAATDTAIITITGKVVANTCTMSSGSATQTVTLNDIADRDIRGKGVTGGDKNISIVLKDCGTAASAVKVSAWGSADSEDNQAFGNAIAKSDGGADGVALYFYQTNGTTKYNPDGSVTETSNLTPSADNTLNYKASYVGTKDTVAAGSFMTVVNMNFEYL
- a CDS encoding cyclic nucleotide-binding domain-containing protein; the encoded protein is MSQCLLRNHNRIITALSCYSTVAAPDEVVRGKRHYFLNKENCQRVFFITEGDFLLRTINENKILSIVSAPYVIGATPALEPTPLFLERIDYGIIKTIDYDQFWRVINYNNSHADVMNIIAGHYTDLMNYLMVSRADAREQVIALLNMWKNLPMRLKNRYSVLYLLSNSSHLSKSTICRILKDLKEEGEIELENGRFVAEMV